One region of Agelaius phoeniceus isolate bAgePho1 chromosome W unlocalized genomic scaffold, bAgePho1.hap1 SUPER_W_unloc_1, whole genome shotgun sequence genomic DNA includes:
- the LOC143692423 gene encoding olfactory receptor 14J1-like encodes MSNSSCIRHFLLLALADTRQLQLLHFCLLLGISLAALLGNGLIISAVACGHHLHTPMFFFLLNLALADLGSICTTVPKAMHNSLWDTSNISYNGCAPQLFFFMFFISAELFLLTIMCYDRYVSICKPLHYGTLLGSRACAHMAAAAWASAFLNALMHTANTFSLPLCHGNALGQFFCEIPQILKLSCSHSNLRELGLIAVSVSLGLVCFVFIVFSYVQIFRAVLRIPSEQGRHRAFSTCLPHLAVLSLFLSTIIFAHLKPPSISSPSLDLALSVLYSVVPPALNPLIYSLRNQDLKAAVLSLMTGWFQKH; translated from the coding sequence atgtccaacagcagctgcatcaggcacttcctcctgctggcattggcagacacgcggcagctgcagctcctgcacttctgcctcttgctgggcatctccctggctgccctcctgggcaacggcctcatcatcagcgccgtagcctgcggccaccacctgcacacgcccatgttcttcttcctgctcaacctggccctcgctgacctgggctccatctgcaccactgtccccaaagccatgcacaattccctctgggacaccagcaacatctcctacaatGGATGTGCtcctcagctctttttctttatgttcttcatctcagcagagcttttcctcctgaccatcatgtgctacgaccgctacgtgtccatctgcaaacccctgcactacgggaccctcctgggcagcagagcttgtgcccacatggcagcagctgcctgggccagtgcctttctcaatgctctcatgcacacagccaatacattttccctgcccctgtgccatggcaatgccctgggccagttcttctgtgaaatccctcagatcctcaagctctcctgctcacactcaaacctcagggaactggggctcattgctgtcagtgtcTCTTTAGGTTTGgtctgttttgtgttcattgttttctcctatgtgcagatcttcagagccgtgctgaggatcccctctgagcagggacggcacagagccttttccacctgcctccctcacctggccgtgctctccctgttcctcagcactatTATCTTTGCTCACCTAAAGCCCCCCTCTatctcctctccatccctggatctaGCCCTGTCAGTTTTGTattcggtggtgcctccagccctgaaccccctcatctacagcctgaggaaccaggatcTAAAGGCTGCAGTATTGAgtctgatgactggatggtttcagaaacattaa